The nucleotide window CAGTTGAAATGGCTGGTTGAGCATCACGATGGTATCATTGCCCGCAAAAGCAGGAACCGGTGGCACTACTTTTACCAATACGCTGGCAGTAACCGGTTTGGGGCATCCGAGTGTATCCGTTACCGTTACTGTGAAACGGGTAGTGTCTTTGGGGCGGCCTATGGTAATGGCTTTGGTGAAACTGTCCACATAATAGGAAGGTGACCAGCGGTAATAAGCGCCGCCAGTGGCCCGCAGGGTGACCGGTACACCGAAGCAAACCGTAGTGTCGGGGGCAGCCGTCGGTTTGGGTGGATCTACCACTTTGAGGGTAACGGTATCGGCTGAATGACATTTTCCCAGGCTGACCATTATTTCATAGGTCTGACCGGGCGGATCGGGTGTTACGAATGCATCGCCCAGATCACTGACTACCTGATTGTTGCCCAGGTTGGTCCAGCGGTAACTGTAAGCACCATCTGTTTTTACACTAAGGTGTATTTTATCACCGGTGCAGACTGTGCTGTCTGGCTGGGTGTGAATATACAGGGAGTCGCGGACGTCTATGTGTATCTTTTTATCGTTGGTACATCCCTGCAGGTCGGTAAAGGTAACCGTGTATGTAGTGTCTTTCGCAGGAAAGACAATAGGGTCTGGACTGTTGGGGTTTAGTATTTTGTAGTCGGAAGGCGCCCATTTATAGGATCCCGGCTGAGCGTTGGCAGTCCACATCTGCAGACTATCTTTAAAACAGAGCAGGGTATCACCTGTGGCGCTGAAAGGAGGCCGGTCGTAGATAGTGAGCGGATGGGTAATATTTTTTTCGCAGCCTACGGTGGAGTGCAGAAAGAGCCGAACATTATAGGTGCCTGGCTGCCGGTATTGATACTGCGGGGATCTGGCGTTGGATGTATCTGCAGCCACGCCGGTCCCGAAGTCCCATTTGTAGTAGTCTATGGTACCTCTGTCTACCCGGGTGACATCAGGTGAGAAAGCAGTAGCTTTTTCGATACACATACCTGCTACTGAAAAATCAGGGTCAAATTTCGGATAGGCGTACACGGTAGCGAAGGCGCTGTCGCCACAGTTGCTGTTTTTGTCCACATACAGTTTTACATGATAAGTGCCTTCTTTGGCATAAGTATGTGGTAGTGGATCGGTGGTGTTCACGGTAGCGGTGGTACCATCACCAAAATCCCAGTAGTATGGTTTGCCGAGGGTACTGTTGTTGAGAAAAGTGATCGTCAGGCTGCTGCAGTCGGCATATTTATCCGGCATGGCGGCGGTCACTTGTTTTACACAGGTGGTCACGTTGATGTGGAAATCTTTTCGCAGGGTGCCTATCTTCTTGTTGTTACGATATTCATTTACACAAACGGTCACTACATATTTGCCTGCAGCCGGGGCTACACCGGAGATAATACCTGTTTTGGGATCAATCTTAACATTGGGTCCCAGGGGCGATCCTCCGGAGAAAGGAGCGTAATATTGTACGAAGTTATAAGGTGGGGCAGCGGCAGCCGGTGGGATACCACCTTGTGGAGTAAGCTGACCGCCTTTGTAGGCGTCGCAGAATTCGTACACCAGCTCGTCGCCATCAGGGTCAGAGGCAGAGAAATCGTAGGTGAATTTTTTATCTGCGCATACCAGCGTGGCTTCTTCCTTGTTAAATTCCGGGCTGGAATTTTTGACAACACCGTTGGCATCTACTGCGCCGCTGTTGGTACCCGGGATCTCTGCAAAATAGGTGGCGCCGGTACCCCGGTCTCCGGGGTTGCCGGGAATGGGATCAGATATAATATTCACCATAAAGGGATCGCGGCAGCAACTCTGGAAAGCAATCGTGTATCCGTCAGCGTTATTAGAAAGGGTGATCTCTGTTTCAAAGGTACCTACCTGAAAACATACCGGCGGCGGGTTGACAATACAGGGATCCACCTGGGGGAGATTTTTGACTTCGAAGTCGGTGCGATCGATCCGGTATTGGGCTACGGGGCTGTTATCTGTTTTGTCGAAGGAGGCCAGGTAGATGGCGGTGGGCATTTCTGCGATCCGGTCGCCTCTTTCGCAGATGCGGTATAACTTCATGGTGACCAGGTAGGTATTCAACCTGCCGGTGGTCCTCACAAGTTTGTAATAGACCTGGCCGCCGATAATATGACTGGCATACGCCGGAAGGGCGTATATCATACATATCAGGAGAAGAATAAATTGTTTCTTCAAAGGGGGCTATTTTGGCTGTGATGATCAGTAATATCAATGCTGACAAAAATCCGCAAACTGACGCAGGATCACATTAGCAGCATCAAATACTTCCCACATGCCCATATGTCCCACTTCATCAAAAATATGAATACTGCTTACGCGAGGCAGCGTAATCTGCGGTAATATAACATCTGCCGGTACGGCGTTATCATCTTTTCCGATGACAAACAGTACGGGTATTGTTGCGTCTTTCAGAATGGCTGTCCGGTCAGGCCTTTGCATCATGGCCTCGTAATAGGCTATCATGGCCTGCTGAGGGCATTTCATCCCCATCTGCACATAAGCTTCCACACGGGCTGGCTGAACGGATTTAAAAGCGGGGCTGAACATATTGGGCAGTGTTTGCCGCACAAAGGTTTCAGCACCATATTCCTGCATGAGTTTGATAGACTTGCGGCGTGCTTCTCTTTTCTCTTCGCTATCGGCAGTGGCGGTGGAATGGAATAGTCCCAGTCCTTGTACCAGCTGCGGATATTTCTCTGTGAGGGCGAGCGCTACATATCCACCCATGGAGTGTCCTATGATAATAGCTTTGTCTATGCTTTCGGCTAACAGGATGGCATAGACGTAGTCTGCCATTGATTCCATTGTCAGCGGATCAGTCAGCGGAACGTCACTGGTACCGGGGAGCTCGGGGGTAATAATCCGGAAATGGTCTTTGAGATAGGCTTGTTGTATTTCCCATAAACTACCATTTTCCGAAAAACCGTGAATGAGCACTATTGCCGGGCCTTGCCCCTCGTCGTTGTACTGATGGGTTCCGTTATTGATTGTTTTCCGCATGTCTTAAGCCGGGAATAAATCGTGAAATAAAAGCATGTACGAGCAACAAGATACAAAATATTACTGCTCCTTTAGACACCAGATCCCCATTTCTTACATAGAACGTAATATCCTGTCTCGGTGTTACAGTCGCTTTGATAACTGCTTCCTGCCAGTAGGGCTGAGGTTGGGATACATTACCGGCAGGATCTATCACTGCAGAGGTGCCGGTATTGGCGCTTCTCAGCACCCAGCGTCTGGTTTCGATGGCGCGGAGGCGGGCATATTGCAGGTGTTGCCGGTGTCCTTCGGTATTGCCCCACCATCCATCATTGGTGATGATAGCCAACAGGTTGGCACCTGGTTTTACACCACCGGCCACATAATCGCTGAAAACGGATTCATAGCAGATAGTAGGGAATATGTTGATGCTGTCTGAAGGGCTGGCCAGCATCGTTGCACCCGGCGTACGGCCATAGCTGCCGGTAATGCCGCCGAAGTCGAGTGCCAGCGTTTTCATAAAGGAGATATACCGGACATAGGGGACCAGTTCCACACCAGGCACCAGTTCATATTTATGATAGATCTGTATGCTTTGTGAGGTATCTATCTGCAGGGCCGCATTAAACGGCTCCCAGTAGGTGCCGTCTTCCATCATGCGGGCGGTGGTGGGTATTTCGTCTGTACTGCGGTATTGTTTCATGGTCACAGCACCGGTTACCAGCCTGGCTTTGGGATAACGCTGCAACATTTGCCGGATAGCCTGAACCTCCGGTTGATAGTTGAGCTGATGCTCCCAGGCGCCGGTAGGGAAGAGCGCTGTCTCCGGCCATACAAAATAACGGGTATCGCTATCCGCTTTTTCTTCAGAGAGGCGGATAAATTTATGCAGTTGCTCTATGGCAGAACTGGCGCTGAATTTTTCATCGTAGGGGTCGATGTTGGGTTGTACGATCACCACACCGGTTTTGCGGTCGGGGTCGGGGGCCGGATGGATGAAGGCTGACAGCAACAGTGGAGCTGCTATTACCGCGGCGGGCTTCCATATCTCCCGGCGCAGCAGCTGTGCCCAGCTAAGATCGTATATGCGTGCCCGTTTCCATACCTGATAAATGGTGATGTTGGCCAGCAGCACCCACAGGGTGCCACCGCTGGCGCCGGTGATTTCATACCATTGTACCCATCCCGGCCGCATGGCAAAGGCGTTGCCCAGTACCAGCCAGGGCCAGCTCAGCTCCCAGGTCTGGTGTACCCATTCAAATGTCAGCCAGTATACAATCAGTGCAAAATAGGCCATGGTTTCGGGCAGGCGCCTGCGGCTGTTTTTATAGGCCAGCCAGGGAATGCTCATCAGTAGCGCATTAAAGCTGTTGGCAAATACGCCGCTCGCAGGTACCGGTGTATTACCCACCCACCAGGTAGTGGCAACGTTCCATATCAGTAACGAAAAAAAGATCCACCCGAAATACTTCCCGCGGTGGTGTATTTTTTCGGTGAGATATAACAGCGGAGTAAAGCCGATAAAGACCAGCGGTGTGAAAGGCATGGTGGGCCAGGCCAGCCACAGTAGCAAGGCGGTGAATATGCTGAGAAAAAAAGCGGATAATTTCATGATCTGATATAAACGAAACAGCAGCGAAGATAAGGAATGCACCCACGCTATTTTAAGTAGATTTTAATGATTTAATCCAATATTAAAACAGACATTTAATACAACAGTACAAGATAAATATATAATTAAAAATCATATATGAGCCATCTTGAAAAGTTTAACAATTTTTTCATAATTTGGACACTCATTGATACATAAAGGGCTGTCACATAAATAGTATGTAATTCCCGGATCGCGCTATAGAAAAGTCAACTTGAAGAGCCACTGAAGAACGATGAAAAAAAGCAGCTGGAAGACGCAGCTGATCAACCGAAGAAACACTTGTTAGGAGCAATGAGAAAAACGCAGGCTGAGCGTTTTTGTTTATCAGCCGGATTTTAAAATTACTCGTGAAGAAAGTGGTTTTACCACAACGGTTATGGGAAGTATTACACTTTCTTAAAAAAGGTTTTTGCATCATCTAAATCTAAAAACGCATCATCTAAATCTAAAAGCTAGACAACGACCATTTATCTGAACAATTAAGCCACCGCTTAACAACAATCATCTTTCCCGGATCATTACTGCCGCCAACTGGAAGTATATCCCGGATCAGGAATTTATTGCCTGTTAAATCCTTTTAGCCTGTGTAACGCTGACGTATACACGGAGAAGGGAGCGGCATGCCATTCCCGGAGGTATCAGAAATCATCTATCAAAATCTAATTTGCTCATGAAGAAAGGATTAATCCTTTGGCTGTTCGTGGCCTTCAGTATGCTACACGCTTATGCCCAAACACGAACTATTACAGGTAAAGTAACCGACGCCAGAGATGGTACGTCTTTACCAGGGGTGAACATTGTTATCAAAGGTTCTTCCAAAGGCACCATATCCGGTGCCGACGGTGCTTTTAAGCTGGAAGCACCATCAGGAGCCACTCTCCTGTTTTCCTTTGTAGGATATGCCAACCAGACAGTCACCACAGATGCCAGCGGTACCCCGCTTGTTATTAAACTGCAGGGAAGCAACCAGTCACTCAACGAACTGGTGGTAACTGCATTGGGTATTAAAAGAGACAAACGTACACTCACTTATGCCACCCAGGAAGTGAAAGGCGCCTCCATCGTGGAAGCCAAACAAAACAACCTGGTCAACGCATTGTCCGGTAAAGTAGCTGGTGTACAAATCACCAACTCCAGCGGTATGCCCGGCAGCTCCGCCAGGATCGTGATCCGCGGCAACAGCTCCCTCACCGGCGAAAACCAGGCACTCATGGTCATCGATGGTATCCCCATGGATAACCAGGAAGCCGGTAACCCGGATGGATCCCTCAGTGGTGGCGGTACTTCCAACCGCGCTGCTGACATCGATCCCAACATCATCGAAAGTATCAACGTATTGAAAGGTGCAGCTGCTACAGCCCTGTACGGATCTGCCGCTGCCAAAGGTGCTGTGATCATCACCACCAAAAACGGTATGGGCGCCAAATCCGGCAGACCTACTGTGTCAGTAAGTTCCAGCTACTCCTTCGAAAACCCCATCCTGCCTCAGTTTCAGGATAAATATGCACAGGGTACCGGTGGTAAATATGTAGATGGTAATAATGGTAAACAGGGCTCTGCCTCCTGGGGACCACTCATGGATACGCTGAAAGTAAACGGGGTACCCGTTCCTAAAAGAAACAACCAGAAAGACTTCTTCAAAACAGGACATACTAAAGATAACAACGTGTCTGTCAGCGGTTATACCGATAGGTCCAACTACCTCGTGTCTTATTCTTATGTAAAGACCGATGGTACCATGCCTAACACTGACTATTCCCGTCACTCCCTGTTTGCCAAATACAGTGTGGAACTCACTAAAAATCTGCGTCTCACCACCCAGTTCAACTATATCAACTCAGACAACCACCGCCTCCTGGAAGGTAACAGCCTCGCCAGCCCGCTGTGGACCGTTTACGCTGCACCCATCTCCTGGAATCCTTTCCCTACCACCAAACCGGATGGAACCCAGCAGGTATACCGCGCTGCCCGTAACAACCCTTACTGGCTCGTAGACAATACCGGACTGCGCGATCGTACCAACCGCATCATTCCGGTGATCAACCTGTCTTACTCCCCGCTCTCCTGGCTCACCATTACCGAAAGATTCGGCGCCGACATGTATGTCAACAATACCGACTATCATGAAAACGTTGGTATCATCGGCTCTAAATCCGTAGATGGCAGACTGTATAAAAGAGATATACAATACCAGCAGTTCAACCATGACCTGATCATACAGGCCAGAAAAACCTTTGGCGACTGGACCACAGACGTGATCGTAGGTAATAACATCCTCTCCAACTACAACAATAATAACTATGTGGAAGGTGTAGGCTTGTCCGTTCCCGGCTTATATAATATCTCCAATGCGAGCAATGTCACTTCTTCCTACTATCTCTATAAAAACAGAAAAGTGGGTTTCTATGCCCAGGCCAACGTGGAATGGAAAAAAATGCTCACACTGGCTATGACCGGCCGTTACGACGGAACTTCCGTACTGTCTAAAGACAAACAGTTCTATCCATACGGATCTATAAGCGGTGGCTTTATCTTCACAGAACCACTGGGCCTCGCTTCCAGCAAAATATTCAACTTCGGTAAACTGAGATTGTCTTATTCTGCAGTAGGTAACGACAACGTAGGTCCTTACATGCTCACCACCCCATACGTAAAAGCTTCTGTGGGCAATGTCAACTTCCCCTTTGGTGGACAGAACGGTTATCTGCAGTCAACTACTTATGCTTATCCGCTCAAAAACGAAAGCGTGAAAGAGTTTGAAGTTGGTCTGGAAACCAAATTCTTCCAGAACAGGGCCGGCCTGGAAGTGAGCTACTTCGATAAAAAGAGCCAGGACCTGCTCACCACCAGCACCCCGATTTCCGGTGCTACCGGTTACTCCGCCGCCAGCCTCAATGCCGGTGATATGCGTAACAAAGGTGTGGAAGTGGTGCTGAACATCACACCGATCAAAACCAAAAACATAACATGGGATATCGGTGTCAACTATACGAAAATCGATAACAAGGTTACCCGTCTGGCACCTGGTCTGAACAGCATTTTCCTGGCCGGTTTCACTACACCAGGTATCTATGCTTTTGCCGGACAGCCTTATGGTGTGATCATGGGTTCTCACTTCAAACGTAATGATGCAGGTCAGCTGCTGCTGGGCGACGACGGTTACCCGCAACTGGCTGATAATACCGCTCCTATTGGTTATGTAACACCAAAATGGCTGGGCGGTATCACCAGTACCTTCACCTGGAAAGCACTGACTTTCTCCTTTGTACTGGACCACAAACATGGTGGAGACATCCTCAACCTCGACAACCACTATCTGCTTTTCTATGGTACGCCTAAGGTTACCGAAAACCGTGGTACTACCACTGTATTCCCTGGTATCATAGAAAGTACCGGAAAACAGAATACTACTCCGGTAGCACTGACACAGAGCTATTACACCAATCTCTATTCTTCTGTGGATGAAAGTTCCATCGAAGACGGCTCTTTCCTGAAATTAAGACAGGTATCCCTGTCCTATAATTTCGGTGCATTCCTGAAAGGAACACCTTTTAAATCACTGGCGCTGAATGTTACCGGCACCAACTTCATCCTGCATAAAAACTATACCGGTTCAGATCCTGAAGTAAGTCTTAATGGTAGTGGTAACGGACAAGGTTTTGCCAATTTTATGGCACCATCCAACCATACCGTGATCATCGGCTTAAAAGCAACCTTTTAGTAGTATTAAAAAGTAAATTATCATGAGAAGATTACATATAGCCACCATATTTTTAAGCACTGTGCTGTTGGGTAGCGGCTGTAAAAAATACCTGGACGTCAACGATGATCCCAACAACCCGATGCAGGTATCAGAGAAACTGATCCTGCCACCTGTAGAGGTGACCACCTCCACACAGGTAGTAGGAGGCTTTAATGGTACCAATGCTGCTTACTGGATGCAGCAGCTATCGCTCAACCAGCCTTCACCGGGTGAAGAAACCTATCGTATTTTTCCGGTGGATGTGGACAATACCTGGACTTTTTATATTTATCCCAATATCCTCAACAACCTGCGGCTGATGATGCAGCAGGCGAAAGCCGCCGGGCACAATGAATACATGGCCATCGGTAAAACATTGTATGCCTACAACCTGGCTATCGCTACCGATTTATGGAACAATGTGCCATATAGCGAAGCGATGAAGCTGCCTGCCATCTCCCGTCCTAAATATGACAGCCAGGAGTCTGTTTATCAGCAGCTGCAGGTCATGCTGGACAGTGCTATTTATTACGCCAGCCAGCCTAAAAGCGCAGTGGCTCCCGGTTCAGATGATTATATCTATCAGGGCAGCATGGACAAATGGAAAAAACTGGCCTACATGCTGAAAGCCCGGTACTATCTGCGGCTCACCAAAGCACCTGGTCGCACTGCTTCGCTGCAGGCCGACAGTGCTTTGACAGCCATTGCCAATGCATTTGCAGATAACAGCGACAACGCAACTATGGCGTATCCTGGTACTGCACAGGCAGAAAGTCCCTGGTTTAAGAATACAGAACCCGGCGCCGGTGGAGTAGTGATGTCTAAAACTTTCATAGACTTCCTGCAGGGCAACAGCGATCCCAGACTGCCCATCATCGCTACAAAAGATGCTGATGGCGGTTATAGCGGCCGTGTACCTGGTGCCACTCCTCTTCCTGATCCGACTGTTTTATCACTGGTGAATTCTTTCTATGCAAATGCTGCTTCTCCGCTGTTTCTCGCTACTTATAGTGAAGCACTGTTTATCAAAGCAGAAGCTACTTTCATTAAATCTGGTGCCACTGCTGCCACGCCTGTTTTCCAGGCTGCCATCCAGGCGCATATGGATATGTTGAAAGTCGCTCCGGCAGCTGCACAGGCCTATATCAACAGTAGGCCGGTACTCACCGCAGCCAACGCATTGCAACAGATCATTTATGAAAAATATGTGGCCAACTTCCTGTCTATTGAAACCTACAATGACTGGAGACGTACCGGCTTCCCGCAGTTACAGCTGCCACAGAATGCATTTGTAAACTACATCCCCAGAAGATGGCCTTATCCTTCCAATGAAGTACTGGCCAATCCTCAGCCCGATCAGAGCGCTACCACCGCAGATCGTGTATGGTGGGATACCAAATAATGAAGGCGGTATAAAAAGAAAAACCGTTTGGCAGGATGCCAAACGGTTTTTCTTTTATTGTATACAACGATTATCTGCTGTAGTTGGGAGCTTCTTTGGTGATCACCACATCGTGCGGGTGGTTTTCTTTCACAGTGGCAGCGGTGATTTTCACGAACTGCGCACCTTGCAAAGTTTTTACGTCTTTGGAGCCGGTGAGGCCCATACCAGCACGCAGGCCACCTACAAATTGCTGGATCACTTCAGACAGGTAACCTTTGTAAGGTACACGTCCTACGATACCTTCCGGTACCAGCTTTTTGATATCATCTTCATCCTGGAAGTAACGGTCTTTACTACCTTCCTGCATGGCTTCGATAGAGCCCATGCCACGGTAGGATTTAAATTTACGGCCTTCGTAGATGATGGTTTCTCCGGGGCTTTCTTCTACGCCGGCGAAAATAGAACCAGCCATGATAGCGGATGCGCCGGCAGCCAGTGCTTTTACCATATCACCGGTGTAACGGATACCACCATCTGCAATGACAGGAATACCCAGTTTTTTCAGGGCTTCAGCTGCGTCCAGAACAGCAGACAGCTGAGGGAAACCAGCACCGGTTACGATACGGGTAGTACAGATAGAACCTGGTCCCACACCTACTTTTACAGCGTCGGCGCCTGCCTGTGCCAGTGCCAGCGCACCTTCGGCGGTAGCTACGTTACCGGCGATCACCTGCAGTTTAGGGAAGGTTTTCTTTAATTTTTTCAGTGTATTGATCACCGCGATAGAGTGACCATGAGAGCTGTCCAGACAAACTACGTCAACTCCTACATTGATAAGCGCCTGGGCACGGTCCAGTACATCAGGGGTAATACCCAGTGCAGCACCTACCAGCAAACGGCCAAACTCATCTTTAACAGCGTTGGGATAGCTGGTCAGCTGAAGAATATCACGGTAAGTGATCAGCCCTACCAGTTTGCCCTGTTTGTTAACAACCGGCAGCTTCTCAATTTTATATTGCTGGAGGATTTTCTCCGCCTTTTTAAGGTCGGTGCCTTCCGGCGCAGTGATCAGCTTTTCGCTGGTCATTACTTCAGAAACGAGGCGTTTCTTGTTTTTCTCAAAACGGAGATCTCTGTTGGTGAGAATACCAACCAGCTTGTTGCCGTCGTCGATAATAGGAATACCACCGATGCCGTTTTCTTTCATGAGTTTCAGTGCATGTCCGATGGTAGCGTCTGGCTTCAGCGTAACAGGGTCCATGATCAGACCGCTTTCACTACGCTTCACCCTTCTTACCATTTCGGCTTGCCTTTCAATGCTCATGTTTTTGTGGAGAATACCTATACCGCCTTCTCTCGCCAGCGCAATAGCCAGGTTGGCCTCTGTAACAGTGTCCATAGCGGCTGATACCATTGGCATGTTCAGGCGGATGGTTTTTGTCAGTTGCGTTGAGATATTTACGTCTTTCGGATGTATTTCGCTGTAGGCCGGCACAAGGAGAACATCGTCAAATGTAAGTCCGTCAGCTACAAATTTGGGTTTAGATTTTCCCGCAGGCATGATGCAATTATTAATCAGTTATAAAAATAATTGCACGCAAATGTAGCTCTATTTTGCCAATAAATAAAATATTCACCAACGGATGACACCGTATTCTCTGTTAATATTACGTTATTACCCATTGTTCATAACTCATTGCACTAGCTCGTAACGCTGTCCGGGCAAGCTTTTGAGCAAACTTTGCATTTCCAGGCTAAACACTGCTGTCGCCACCTGGCTGCCCGAAAGACCGGTATGCAGATACAACTCCTCCAGGTGCCGCTGTGACTTATCCTGAAACAGTTGCAGTATCTGCTGTTCATTGTCTGATAATTGTAAAAACAATTCCCGTTGTAGCGGAGCAGCCCGCCTGACGCTGTTTTCCCAGCCCATCATCTTCAGTATATCGGTGGCTCCTGTGATCAGCATGGCTTTATTGTTTTTTATAAGATGATTACAGCCTGCTGCATGCGGATCGTCTACCTGCCCCGGAATACAGAACACATCCCGGTTGTAGCCTGCCGCCAGGTCTGCCGTAATCAGTGAACCACCCTGAAGTCCGCTCTCCACCACAATAGTAGCATCGCAGAGGCCAGCCACAATACGGTTACGTTTTGGGAAGTTCTGTTTGTCGGGCAGTTGCCCGCTCATAAAGTCGGTTAACAGTCCGCCTTGCTCTATCATGGCTGTAGCTGTTTGTTTATGCGCTGCGGGGTAGATACGGTCCAGCCCATGTGCCAGCACCCCGATAGTGGGTATACCCGCCTGCAAAGCCGTTTGATGGGCCAGTATATCAATACCATAGGCAAGACCGCTGACCAGCGTTACCTGCGCTGCCGCCAGCTCTTCGGTCAGTTGCCGGCATATCTTTTTACCATAAGCCGAAGGTCGTCTTGTACCCACTACGCTGACGATACGTCCCGCATTCAGGGATGCGCTGCCTTTATAATACAACATGACAGGACCATCATAACAATGATGCAGCCGCTGTGGATAATCAGGGTCTGTACAGAACAATGGCCGTATCCGGTATTTCTCTATAAAAATCATCTCTTTCTCCACTGCATCAAAATCCCTGAAACAGCGGATGGCATTGGCTCTCACACTGCCTACCGTTTCTATGCGTTCCAGCTCCTGTTTTTTAGCCTTGAAAATATTACCGGCGGTACCGAAAGTCTCCAGCAGCTTACGGATAATCACATCGCCAATTAAAGGAATACGGGTTAATGCAATCTGGTACATCAATTCCTGGGGCATAACAAACATATTTCCATTTAAATTACGATTTTCCATCAGCACTTATGTTGGCAGAAGAGATTATTTTTGCG belongs to Chitinophaga sp. HK235 and includes:
- a CDS encoding SusD/RagB family nutrient-binding outer membrane lipoprotein → MRRLHIATIFLSTVLLGSGCKKYLDVNDDPNNPMQVSEKLILPPVEVTTSTQVVGGFNGTNAAYWMQQLSLNQPSPGEETYRIFPVDVDNTWTFYIYPNILNNLRLMMQQAKAAGHNEYMAIGKTLYAYNLAIATDLWNNVPYSEAMKLPAISRPKYDSQESVYQQLQVMLDSAIYYASQPKSAVAPGSDDYIYQGSMDKWKKLAYMLKARYYLRLTKAPGRTASLQADSALTAIANAFADNSDNATMAYPGTAQAESPWFKNTEPGAGGVVMSKTFIDFLQGNSDPRLPIIATKDADGGYSGRVPGATPLPDPTVLSLVNSFYANAASPLFLATYSEALFIKAEATFIKSGATAATPVFQAAIQAHMDMLKVAPAAAQAYINSRPVLTAANALQQIIYEKYVANFLSIETYNDWRRTGFPQLQLPQNAFVNYIPRRWPYPSNEVLANPQPDQSATTADRVWWDTK
- the guaB gene encoding IMP dehydrogenase translates to MPAGKSKPKFVADGLTFDDVLLVPAYSEIHPKDVNISTQLTKTIRLNMPMVSAAMDTVTEANLAIALAREGGIGILHKNMSIERQAEMVRRVKRSESGLIMDPVTLKPDATIGHALKLMKENGIGGIPIIDDGNKLVGILTNRDLRFEKNKKRLVSEVMTSEKLITAPEGTDLKKAEKILQQYKIEKLPVVNKQGKLVGLITYRDILQLTSYPNAVKDEFGRLLVGAALGITPDVLDRAQALINVGVDVVCLDSSHGHSIAVINTLKKLKKTFPKLQVIAGNVATAEGALALAQAGADAVKVGVGPGSICTTRIVTGAGFPQLSAVLDAAEALKKLGIPVIADGGIRYTGDMVKALAAGASAIMAGSIFAGVEESPGETIIYEGRKFKSYRGMGSIEAMQEGSKDRYFQDEDDIKKLVPEGIVGRVPYKGYLSEVIQQFVGGLRAGMGLTGSKDVKTLQGAQFVKITAATVKENHPHDVVITKEAPNYSR
- the dprA gene encoding DNA-processing protein DprA — translated: MPQELMYQIALTRIPLIGDVIIRKLLETFGTAGNIFKAKKQELERIETVGSVRANAIRCFRDFDAVEKEMIFIEKYRIRPLFCTDPDYPQRLHHCYDGPVMLYYKGSASLNAGRIVSVVGTRRPSAYGKKICRQLTEELAAAQVTLVSGLAYGIDILAHQTALQAGIPTIGVLAHGLDRIYPAAHKQTATAMIEQGGLLTDFMSGQLPDKQNFPKRNRIVAGLCDATIVVESGLQGGSLITADLAAGYNRDVFCIPGQVDDPHAAGCNHLIKNNKAMLITGATDILKMMGWENSVRRAAPLQRELFLQLSDNEQQILQLFQDKSQRHLEELYLHTGLSGSQVATAVFSLEMQSLLKSLPGQRYELVQ